The following coding sequences are from one Diabrotica virgifera virgifera chromosome 2, PGI_DIABVI_V3a window:
- the LOC126880074 gene encoding ATP-binding cassette sub-family B member 10, mitochondrial, with product MNVYSVIVSSHNLSKSLKLLKLVNSRRYFSNMSQKISQNKTYISVEIPETTKGASRGFFSRIFKRNKEVKEKQEPRLKKSELKRLFSLAKPEKWKLTTAIGFLVVSSTVTMSIPYSLGKILDIIYVGSGDSDAARARLNQVCGILLGVFVLGAICNYARVYLMSTAGYRMTNALRRQVFGAILRQEQGWFDKRPTGELVNRLSADTQIVGSALSQNISDGLRSLVMVFAGTGMMLYMSPQLALVGLAIVPPVAVVAVLYGRFVRKISRKVQDSLADSTKVAEERIANIRTVKSFAQEPREITSYNISIENVLKYCYKEAKARALFYGMTGFSGHIIIISVLYYGGVMVSSNTITVGNLSSFLLYAAYIGISVGGLSSFYSELNKSLGAATRIWEIIDREPTIPTQGGLIPMTDVEGHIEFKNVKFCYPSRSDIEIFKSLVLDIQPGKTLAVVGPSGSGKSTLAALLLRLYDPIDGAVYIDNQNIKELDPAWIKKHIGTVSQEPILFSCSIKENILYGADDPQKINDDEFIRICKEANVYEFVQNLPEGFETVVGERGVMLSGGQKQRVAIARALIKNPKILLLDEATSALDAQSEHYVQEALDRVMKGRTVLTIAHRLSTIQNADIIAVLQNGQIVEQGKYEQLLQSNGPFRELVQHQTFSQLMDD from the coding sequence ATGAATGTATATTCAGTGATAGTCAGTAGTCATAATCTATCGAAGTCGCTCAAGCTTTTGAAATTGGTTAATAGTAGGAGATACTTTAGCAACATGTCTCAGaaaataagtcaaaataaaacatatatttcAGTAGAAATTCCGGAAACAACCAAAGGTGCCTCAAGAGGATTTTTCAGTAGAATTTTTAAaagaaacaaagaagtaaaagaaAAACAAGAACCTAGATTGAAAAAATCCGAACTCAAGAGATTGTTTTCTCTTGCCAAACCTGAAAAATGGAAGTTAACTACAGCAATAGGTTTCCTTGTAGTGTCGAGTACAGTAACAATGTCAATCCCTTATAGTTTAGGAAAAATATTAGATATTATATATGTGGGTAGTGGAGACTCAGATGCAGCGAGAGCACGGTTAAACCAAGTGTGTGGTATATTGCTAGGTGTGTTTGTGTTAGGGGCCATTTGTAATTATGCCAGAGTTTACTTAATGTCTACAGCAGGATATAGAATGACAAATGCTTTACGAAGACAAGTTTTTGGTGCAATATTAAGACAAGAACAAGGTTGGTTCGACAAAAGACCTACAGGTGAACTTGTGAACAGACTGTCAGCAGACACACAAATAGTAGGATCTGCTTTATCTCAGAATATATCTGATGGTTTAAGGTCTCTAGTCATGGTATTTGCTGGTACAGGTATGATGTTGTACATGTCTCCACAGTTGGCATTGGTTGGTTTAGCAATAGTACCTCCAGTAGCAGTTGTTGCTGTGCTTTATGGTAGATTTGTGAGAAAGATTTCAAGGAAAGTCCAAGATTCGTTAGCAGATTCTACAAAGGTGGCAGAGGAAAGAATTGCGAATATAAGAACAGTGAAATCATTTGCACAAGAACCTAGAGAAATAACTAGTTATAATATTTCAATTGAAAATGTTCTTAAGTATTGTTACAAAGAAGCAAAAGCAAGAGCTTTATTTTATGGCATGACAGGGTTTAGTGgtcatattataataatatcAGTTTTGTATTATGGTGGGGTGATGGTGTCTTCAAATACCATAACAGTAGGTAATCTCTCATCATTCCTACTATATGCCGCATACATTGGTATTTCTGTTGGTGGATTATCCAGTTTTTATTCAGAACTAAACAAATCTTTAGGGGCAGCAACCAGAATTTGGGAAATAATTGACAGAGAACCCACAATTCCTACCCAAGGAGGTTTAATTCCAATGACAGACGTTGAGGGTCATATTGAGTTCAAAAACGTTAAGTTCTGTTATCCTTCAAGAAGtgacattgaaattttcaaaagTTTAGTTTTGGACATCCAACCAGGCAAAACGCTCGCCGTTGTTGGTCCTAGTGGTTCGGGCAAGAGTACTTTAGCGGCGCTTTTATTAAGACTATATGATCCTATAGATGGGGCAGTATACATTGATAACCAGAATATTAAGGAGTTAGATCCTGCATGGATTAAGAAACACATCGGTACCGTTAGTCAAGAACCCATACTTTTTTCTTGTTCGATAAAGGAAAATATACTGTATGGAGCAGATGATCCTcagaaaatcaatgatgacgaATTTATAAGAATTTGTAAAGAAGCCAATGTTTACGAATTTGTTCAAAACCTACCTGAAGGTTTTGAAACTGTTGTAGGAGAGAGAGGGGTTATGCTTAGTGGAGGCCAAAAACAAAGAGTAGCAATAGCTAGAGCTCTTATCAAAAATCCAAAGATACTACTGTTGGATGAAGCCACTAGTGCGCTGGATGCCCAGTCTGAGCATTATGTACAGGAAGCTTTAGATAGAGTTATGAAAGGCAGAACCGTTTTAACCATAGCTCATAGATTATCTACTATTCAAAATGCCGATATTATTGCCGTTCTACAAAATGGACAAATTGTAGAACAAGGAAAGTACGAGCAGTTACTACAAAGTAATGGACCTTTTAGAGAGTTGGTGCAACATCAAACGTTTTCGCAATTAATGGATGACTGA